In Naumovozyma castellii chromosome 1, complete genome, one DNA window encodes the following:
- the SPO21 gene encoding Spo21p (ancestral locus Anc_3.106) yields MTFSRGRNIVTPDPADYQVRLDVSISSSDATLRSNNNDLNSATKKSFFSSLKLNKGNNKVSNDDCNFTKVSKSAPTSSNGSRGFRGRFKDFFGLNQKSALGDHNTKNGAFTDIKKEKIGVDETYASSDELPHVSELNYGTNIEIDRSNHWRTMENNVADSVSKQTSGISDDEGPFPSEIAYGQSKSKFHDEESSTKSSVISDGFDRMDKTEEFSPLTPSDEHKDVFQNPKNDMFRKPLIDEIPLDTESKTVENLISALSILMDHWLSVEVLSDKDLTVRNISEEILRLVKHNDAKSKTVESKVEQYKTRLQEEEGVLEGVKNELEDKERIIMELTHQLQKKDENLRHFDNDYSSKIEQLKKKNTLLNEQINRLKSYSKENNELKRKIESFEVEMREKQVTAEELDDEKNKMRLKLDDLRDKLSIVSEKEVSYKQELENLSQKLSINEKELALRKKRSAKYREAYSKERRKVLDLRDTNKFLSHRCSLAECYKRESLQFMSDLACTFRTYIPDAMFLNYDKHLRTLTGFYNLSEMLNNDTTIEVQFKKIEDNLKSFYGDTVKNNFLNFIMKKYASYVRTNNFLKEQLTMVRNDSKQNILRISKLARTHPNWHIDEDAP; encoded by the coding sequence ATGACTTTTTCAAGAGGGAGGAATATCGTTACGCCTGACCCAGCTGATTATCAAGTTCGCTTAGATGTTAGTATTAGTTCAAGCGATGCTACTCTGAGGAGCAACAATAACGACTTAAATTCAGCCAcaaaaaaaagttttttttcttctttgaaattaaataagGGAAATAACAAAGTTTCCAACGATGACTGTAATTTTACGAAGGTTTCCAAATCTGCGCCAACAAGTTCCAATGGTTCTAGGGGATTTCGTGGACGATTCAAAGACTTTTTCGGATTAAATCAGAAGAGTGCTCTTGGTGATCATAATACTAAAAATGGTGCTTTTACCGATATTAAGAAGGAGAAAATCGGCGTTGATGAAACATATGCGTCGTCAGACGAGTTGCCACATGTTAGTGAATTGAACTATGGAACGaacattgaaattgatcGTTCCAATCATTGGAGaacaatggaaaataatgtGGCAGATTCAGTTTCCAAACAAACGTCTGGGATTTCGGATGACGAAGGCCCATTTCCTTCCGAAATAGCATATGGGCAatccaaatccaaatttcatgatgaagaaagttcCACTAAATCCTCAGTTATTAGTGATGGCTTCGATAGAATGGATAAAACTGAGGAATTCTCTCCATTGACACCATCTGATGAACACAAAGatgtttttcaaaatccaaaaaatgATATGTTTAGAAAGCCACTCATAGATGAGATTCCACTTGATACAGAATCAAAAACAGTTGAGAATCTAATTTCTGCCCTATCTATATTAATGGACCATTGGCTAAGTGTTGAGGTTCTAAGTGACAAAGATCTTACTGTTCGCAATATAAGTGAAGAGATACTTAGGCTTGTAAAGCACAATGATGCAAAATCCAAGACAGTAGAGTCGAAAGTTGAACAATACAAGACCAGattacaagaagaagaaggggTTTTGGAAGGAGTGAAAAATGAGTTAGAAGATAAGGAGAGGATAATTATGGAGTTAACTCATCAACTCCaaaaaaaagatgaaaacCTCAGGcattttgataatgattattcttcaaaaattgaGCAgctgaaaaaaaagaacaCTTTGCTAAATGAGCAGATAAATCGTCTAAAAAGTTACTcgaaagaaaataatgaattaaaaagaaaaatagaATCTTTTGAGGTAGAAATGCGTGAGAAACAAGTGACAGCAGAAGAgttggatgatgaaaaaaataagatGCGCTTAAAACTAGATGATTTAAGAGATAAATTATCTATTGTGAGTGAAAAAGAGGTTTCATATAAACAAGaacttgaaaatttaagtCAAAAGTTATCTATAAATGAGAAGGAATTGGCGCTAAGGAAGAAACGTAGTGCCAAATATCGAGAAGCTTATTCCAAGGAAAGACGTAAAGTACTAGATCTCAGAgatacaaataaatttctttccCATCGTTGTTCTTTAGCGGAATGCTATAAGAGGGAGTCACTTCAGTTTATGTCTGACTTAGCGTGCACTTTTAGAACGTACATTCCAGATGCTATGTTCTTGAACTATGACAAACACTTAAGAACACTAACCGGGTTTTATAATTTATCAGAGATGTTAAACAATGATACCACCATTGAGGTtcaattcaagaaaatagaAGATAATCTTAAATCGTTTTATGGGGATACTGTCAAAAATAACTTTTTAAATTTCataatgaagaagtatGCGAGTTATGTAAGGACAAATAATTTCCTAAAAGAACAGTTAACCATGGTGAGGAACGAttcaaaacaaaatattcttcgCATCTCCAAGCTTGCTAGAACTCATCCTAATTGGcatattgatgaagatgctCCATGA
- the MGA2 gene encoding Mga2p (ancestral locus Anc_2.662): MDFNMENNRRTMYSENPSDILDSQYIESLLQAPEGETPTTENNKNKTQHDVFSSPTTGPMVMGGNHDDYLFDNFISTGTLDAFHHNDTNATAPNIFMSEHEFTTVPKDDIKSRRDVSVVPKWSLVDCRTLLNDTVTFGRTESVHTVRQSPIDYINLDESLLPYTLSVEGLPEISRVENQLKLSMKLSNKTEGAAIPENMIYLSSDCIARQKFYVSKDLSAYPKEFQDQLLHLEAFLVCTSNKKISNACMKCVKREQRRASRRKSGLHDNMLWCDNENRRAVVFNNRQVFVVNSESADSQTKKFELTARLVCYCRHHDAANGFQILFVVRNTMGDVLAKTFTSSIMITDKKPSSLTSFPASNTEPKPLSNGVPTLSTTMSENNIMETTSSATSQAYMEPNNDYSFVNENYMAVTPTALMNKGTRLSSTNLTSEGSESHISDFINNSNHFNSATSVSPGNSITATDVQGRKRSRMNLQDTYRYNTQVPLSNQYLSKTTSPLANNTVVPTDLTNINISKAQHNNSLPSSLPLNANRPSIQRVIPAEGPINGGIEVTLLGFNFKPNLVVKFGENVALSLQHWNESTIVTYLPPAAQAGPVDVTIMDPNDPDHHLMEMMHPTNKVIFTYVDDTDRQLLELALKIVGMKMNGKLEEARNVAKRILGSDPTSPPSSSSSSNISPANVGSHQYNTNANDNNTLSDEVLLTKVIKTLKSSSNISMCDNLGRTLLHLAVLKGYSHLTSQLIQSGARIAVKDIFGYTPLHFACVNGSIEMIKLLLSCEASVNDVTKNNLTPKMLFLSNRGSNADAKMTDDVLHLLDEFDETHNLSRPISTISLDSLDKVSIHSEQGVGERIVRQETENSGYEYSGFEDFDDDLNDEPWSQSESDSEHLSEHRSRMQQIPNDNGLDSLPRYEDIFPTNGTESSQKEKSMAVIVHPAPAPTGLVTSSSSQVEDSHTSSEDETEAFQRGFNRFFQNRQKFRNDKMLFFFWLPVTLILLTYFVLYALGGNNGRIHRMASVVPEYLRCGLAKVLLGNERMKTLVKTKFSEFQNTGVLNDIMVG, translated from the coding sequence ATGGACTTCAACATGGAAAATAACAGAAGAACCATGTACTCCGAGAATCCTAGCGACATACTGGACTCTCAGTATATAGAATCTCTCCTGCAGGCTCCCGAGGGAGAAACCCCTACGacagaaaataataaaaataaaactcAACACGACGTCTTTTCCAGCCCCACTACTGGACCCATGGTGATGGGCGGTAATCATgatgattatttatttgacaATTTCATATCTACCGGTACATTGGATGCGTTCCATCATAATGATACAAATGCAACTGCACCTAATATTTTTATGTCCGAACACGAATTCACTACTGTCCCTAaagatgatattaaatCAAGAAGAGATGTTTCCGTTGTGCCTAAATGGTCATTAGTGGATTGTAGAACTTTATTAAACGATACTGTGACATTTGGAAGGACTGAATCTGTTCATACAGTCCGTCAGAGTCCCATAGATTACATAAATCTAGATGAGAGTCTGCTGCCCTATACGCTATCTGTAGAGGGACTTCCCGAGATATCAAGAGTggaaaatcaattaaaaCTTTCAATGAAGTTATCCAATAAGACCGAAGGTGCCGCCATTCCTGAAAACATGATCTATCTATCAAGTGACTGTATTGCAAGGCAAAAATTTTATGTCTCTAAGGATTTATCTGCATATCCTAAGGAATTCCAAGATCAATTGTTACACTTGGAAGCATTCTTAGTTTGTACATCCAATaagaagatttcaaatGCATGCATGAAATGTGTCAAGAGAGAACAAAGAAGAGCTTCCAGAAGGAAATCAGGGTTACATGATAATATGCTATGGTgtgataatgaaaacagAAGGGCTGTAGTATTTAATAATAGACAAGTCTTTGTCGTCAATAGTGAAAGTGCTGATAGTCAAACGAAGAAATTTGAACTGACTGCAAGATTGGTATGTTATTGTAGGCATCATGATGCTGCCAATGGATTTCAAATCCTATTCGTTGTTAGAAATACAATGGGTGATGTCCTGGCTAAGACGTTTACTTCATCCATAATGATTACAGATAAGAAGCCTAGCAGTCTAACTTCATTTCCAGCATCAAATACAGAACCTAAACCTTTATCAAACGGAGTGCCCACATTGTCAACCACTATGAgtgaaaataatatcatgGAAACTACCAGTTCCGCCACCAGTCAAGCTTACATGGAACCAAATAACGATTATTCCTTTGTAAATGAGAATTATATGGCAGTTACACCAACGGCATTAATGAACAAAGGTACGAGATTGTCATCAACAAATTTAACTAGTGAAGGTTCCGAATCTCATATTAGtgattttattaataatagtaatCACTTCAATTCAGCAACATCGGTGTCTCCAGGAAATTCTATCACAGCAACAGATGTTCAAGGAAGGAAACGATCACGTATGAATTTACAAGATACATACCGTTACAATACCCAAGTACCACTCTCCAATCAATATTTATCCAAAACAACTTCTCCATTGGCAAATAACACGGTTGTCCCTACAGACTTAACTAATATTAATATCAGCAAAGCACAACACAATAATAGTCTTCCCTCTAGCCTCCCATTAAATGCAAATAGACCGAGTATCCAACGTGTAATACCAGCGGAGGGACCCATTAACGGTGGTATTGAAGTAACTCTCCTGGGATTTAACTTTAAACCAAATTTAGTTGTTAAATTCGGTGAAAATGTTgctctttctcttcaacATTGGAATGAATCCACAATAGTCACATATCTACCACCTGCTGCTCAAGCAGGTCCTGTGGATGTGACTATAATGGATCCTAATGATCCTGATCATCATCTAATGGAAATGATGCATCCAACTAATAAAGTCATATTTACCTATGTCGATGATACTGATAGACAACTATTAGAGCTTGCCTTAAAGATTGTTGGtatgaaaatgaatggTAAATTGGAGGAAGCACGTAATGTAGCTAAAAGGATTTTAGGGAGTGACCCAACCTCACCTccatcgtcatcgtcatccTCAAATATTTCACCTGCAAACGTGGGCTCCCATCAATATAATACTAATGCTAACGACAATAATACTCTTTCTGATGAGGTTTTATTGACTAAAGTGATTAAAACTTTAAAGAgttcttccaatatttccatGTGTGACAACTTAGGCCGCACTTTATTGCATTTAGCTGTCTTGAAAGGCTATTCTCATTTGACCTCGCAACTGATACAGAGTGGTGCTAGGATTGCTGTGAAAGACATATTTGGATATACTCCGTTACATTTTGCATGTGTAAATGGTAGTATCGAGATGATTAAGCTATTATTAAGTTGCGAAGCTTCAGTGAATGACGTTACTAAGAACAATTTAACTCCAAAGATGTTATTCCTAAGTAATAGAGGATCTAACGCTGATGCAAAGATGACAGACGACGTTCTACATCTACtagatgaatttgatgaaacaCATAATTTGTCGAGACCTATATCGACGATTAGTTTGGATTCACTTGATAAAGTATCCATTCATTCCGAGCAGGGTGTGGGTGAAAGGATAGTTAGAcaagaaacagaaaattCTGGTTATGAGTATAGCggatttgaagattttgatgatgatctTAACGATGAGCCATGGTCACAGTCGGAATCTGATAGTGAACATCTTTCAGAGCATCGTTCTAGAATGCAACAAATTCCCAATGATAACGGACTTGATTCTCTACCCAGATATGAAGATATTTTCCCTACCAATGGAACAGAAAGCTCACAAAAGGAGAAAAGTATGGCTGTCATTGTTCATCCAGCTCCAGCTCCAACTGGATTGGTTACATCCTCTTCCTCACAAGTGGAGGACTCGCATACGTCTTCTGAAGACGAAACAGAAGCATTTCAACGAGGGTTTAACAGATTCTTCCAAAATAGACAAAAGTTTAGAAATGATAAAAtgttatttttcttttggttGCCAGTTACTCTTATTTTGTTGACTTATTTCGTGTTATATGCATTGGGAGGAAACAATGGAAGAATTCATCGCATGGCAAGTGTGGTACCAGAGTATTTACGATGCGGTTTGGCAAAAGTGCTTTTGGGCAATGAAAGAATGAAAACATTAGTGAAGACTAAATTTTctgaatttcaaaatacaGGGGTTTTGAACGATATTATGGTTGGATAG
- the TRM10 gene encoding tRNA (guanine(9)-N(1))-methyltransferase (ancestral locus Anc_3.104): MSTPTESIADEKSSEPGILKRSTPLPPVPEGMSKKQWKKIWKKQQFQERKKEYADVRRAKRKRSKDTRRALIKEYEDRGEEVPEELKRAPRVNVNQQDSGIKIVLDCSFDDLMNDKEVVSLSNQITRAYSANRRADHFAHIKVSSFDKRLKVRFEGDLHDSNFGQWKNFEFVEDDHDIKGPDVDKSKLVYLTADTEEKLETLEPGMTYIVGGIVDKNRHKALCYEKAKELGIPTRRLPIDQYIQIEGRRVLTTTHVVQLMLKYFDNRDWKEAFESVLPPRKLELKTQPKKESSSSADDVEEKTENNI, from the coding sequence ATGTCGACTCCTACTGAATCCATTGCGGATGAAAAGAGTTCTGAACCCGGAATCTTGAAAAGGTCAACCCCATTGCCACCAGTGCCGGAAGGCATGTCTAAGAAACAATGGAAGAAGATATGGAAGAAGCAACAGTTTCAAGAACGTAAAAAGGAATACGCAGATGTTCGTCGTGCCAAACGTAAGCGTTCGAAAGACACAAGACGTGCcttaattaaagaatatgaagATCGTGGTGAAGAAGTTCCGGAAGAACTAAAGAGAGCACCTCGAGTCAATGTGAATCAACAAGATTCCGGAATCAAGATTGTGCTGGACTGCTCttttgatgatttaatgaatGATAAGGAAGTGGTGAGTTTATCCAATCAAATAACGAGAGCTTACTCTGCTAATAGACGTGCTGACCATTTCGCACATATTAAAGTTTCCAGTTTTGATAAAAGATTGAAAGTTAGATTCGAAGGCGATTTACATGATTCTAATTTTGGTCAATGGAAGAATTTTGAGtttgttgaagatgatCATGATATCAAGGGACCAGATGTTGATAAGAGTAAATTGGTTTATTTGACAGCTGATACAGAAGAGAAACTAGAAACTTTGGAACCAGGAATGACCTATATTGTAGGAGGCATAGTTGACAAGAATAGACATAAGGCCCTATGCTATGAGAAGGCTAAAGAGCTAGGCATTCCCACTCGAAGATTGCCAATTGATCAATATATTCAGATTGAAGGAAGAAGAGTACTTACCACAACTCATGTGGTGCAATTAATgctaaaatattttgataatcGTGATTGGAAGGAAGCATTTGAAAGTGTTCTGCCTCCAAGAAAGTTGGAGCTCAAAACACAACCCAAGAAGgagtcttcttcttctgctgatgatgttgaagaGAAGACCGAGAATAACATATGA
- the RFC4 gene encoding replication factor C subunit 4 (ancestral locus Anc_3.103) — MSQKILTLELPWVEKYRPRVLDDIVGNEETILRLKQIAQDGNMPHMIISGLPGIGKTTSVLCLAHELLGDDYSKAVLELNASDDRGIEVVRNQIKQFAQKKSLLPPGKHKIIILDEADSMTAGAQQALRRTMELYSNSTRFAFACNQSNKIIEPLQSRCAILRYTKLSDEQVLKRLLQIIKAEDVKYTNDGLEAIIFTAEGDMRQAINNLQSTVAGHGLVNGDNVFKIVDSPHPLVVRKMLLAPTLDESLTHLRKDLWGKGYSAVDIVTTSFRVTKSLFDIRESKRLEMIKEIGITHMRILEGVSTYLQLASMLAKIHSLE, encoded by the coding sequence ATGTCTCAAAAGATCCTAACTTTAGAACTACCATGGGTAGAGAAATATCGTCCTCGTGTTTTGGACGACATTGTtggtaatgaagaaacCATTTTAAGATTGAAGCAGATTGCTCAGGATGGTAATATGCCCCATATGATTATATCCGGGCTCCCAGGTATCGGTAAGACTACTTCCGTGTTGTGTCTTGCTCATGAACTTTTGGGTGACGATTATTCTAAGGCTGTGCTAGAATTGAATGCCTCTGATGATAGAGGTATTGAAGTGGTGAGGAATCAAATTAAACAGTTTGCTCAAAAGAAATCACTATTACCTCCCGGGAAACATAAGATAATCATACTAGATGAAGCAGACTCTATGACTGCTGGTGCACAACAAGCCTTGAGGAGGACCATGGAATTGTATTCTAATTCTACAAGATTTGCATTTGCGTGTAATCAATCTAATAAGATCATTGAACCCTTACAAAGTAGATGTGCTATCCTACGTTATACCAAGCTTTCCGATGAACAAGTTTTGAAGAGGTTGTTACAAATTATTAAAGCTGAAGATGTTAAATATACTAATGATGGGTTAGAAGCTATTATATTTACTGCGGAAGGAGATATGAGACAAGCTATTAATAACTTACAAAGTACCGTGGCAGGTCATGGACTTGTGAATGGTGACAATGTTTTCAAGATTGTGGATTCACCTCATCCTTTAGTAGTGAGGAAGATGTTATTAGCTCCCACTTTGGATGAATCATTGACCCatttaagaaaagatcTATGGGGGAAAGGTTATTCTGCTGTGGATATTGTTACCACAAGTTTTAGAGTCACAAAAAGTTTATTTGACATAAGGGAGTCAAAGAGGCTTGAAATGATAAAAGAGATTGGTATTACTCACATGAGAATACTTGAAGGTGTGAGTACTTACTTGCAACTTGCCAGTATGCTTGCAAAGATTCATTCCCTAGAATGA
- the MSH2 gene encoding mismatch repair ATPase MSH2 (ancestral locus Anc_3.107): protein MTSTRPELKFSDLSEERGFYKRYITLPEKPSTTLRIVDKGDYYTVIGNDAIFVAENVYHTLSVLKDCHLDSVTSKQFQEALKYVTISPQVVSTLLKTCLLDLGYKIEIYDKLWKLQKSASPGNVEQVNDLMNIAIDSSIVIASLKLQVNSKEGNSVLGVAFIDTSNYKIGMLDIVDNEVYSNLESFLIQLGVRECIVQDLTNNENTSREFKKIIGVIDRCGSVVTLVKNSEFSEKDVEMDLTKLINNELSLSLPKKYSNLAMGACNALLGYLELLNEQDQLGKFELIEHSLQEFMKLDASAIKALNLFPQGPVQPFGPTPTASFGTASGGKIASLFQLLNNCKTNAGIRLLNEWLKQPLTDLARIEQRHDLVDYLIDQLELRQMLQTDTLPMIPDLRRLTKKLNKNGNLEDVLKIFQFSQKIPEVAQLLESFLEDDNSNSKVKSLIKMVWLDPLTSHLDPLSKFQEMVETTVDLEAFETNNQFMIKVEFNEELAKIREQLDSLREQINAIHLNAADDLGFDPDKKLKLENHHLHGWCMRLTRNDAKELRKHRNYLELSTVKAGIFFSTKELKEIAQETIKLQKDYDRLQSALVKEIVGITVTYTPVLEKLSQVLAHLDVLCSFAHVSSYAPIPYVRPKMHPFDSTRRTHLVGSRHPVLEMQDDLTFISNDVDLVDGEGDFLIITGPNMGGKSTYIRQVGVISLMAQIGCFVPCEEAEIAIVDAILCRVGAGDSQLKGVSTFMVEMLETASILKNATKNSLIIVDELGRGTSTYDGFGLAWAIAEHIASKIGCFALFATHFHELTSLSDKFSNVKNMHVVAYIEKGTDQLESDDITLLYKVEPGISDQSFGIHVAEVVQFPDKIVKMAKRKASELEDLKKGNEDLKKAKLTVREINDGNKHLKTLLKDWVKKVKEEGLDDPSKLSEEACQEKIQELLRSLAEEAKVSEDKYLKFISEVLL from the coding sequence ATGACTTCCACCAGACCTGAACTTAAATTTTCTGATTTGTCAGAAGAACGTGGATTCTACAAGAGATACATTACCTTACCAGAAAAGCCTTCAACTACTTTAAGGATCGTCGATAAAGGAGATTATTATACAGTCATTGGAAACGACGCCATCTTTGTTGCTGAAAATGTCTATCATACATTATCAGTGTTAAAGGATTGTCACCTTGATTCTGTAACATCAAAACAATTCCAAGAGGCATTAAAATATGTTACTATATCTCCACAAGTTGTCAGTACTCTATTAAAGACATGTCTACTTGATTTAGGATAtaagattgaaatataCGACAAGTTATGGAAATTACAGAAGAGTGCCTCCCCAGGTAATGTCGAACAAGTAAATGATTTGATGAATATTGCCATTGATTCATCTATTGTCATTGCGAGTTTGAAATTACAGGTTAATTCGAAGGAAGGGAATTCTGTCCTAGGGGTAGCTTTTATTGATACAAGTAATTATAAGATTGGGATGTTAGACATTGTTGATAACGAAGTTTATTCAAACCTGGAAAGTTTTTTGATTCAGCTCGGTGTAAGAGAATGTATTGTTCAAGATTTAACCAACAATGAAAATACTAGTAGagaattcaaaaaaataattggTGTGATTGATCGTTGTGGTAGTGTTGTTACTTTGGTTAAAAATTCTGAATTTTCTGAGAAGGATGTTGAAATGGATTTAACAAAATTGATTAACAATGAACTGTCATTATCGTTGCCCAAgaaatattccaatttggCAATGGGGGCATGTAATGCTTTACTTGGTTATCTGGAGCTATTGAATGAACAGGATCAACTTGGGAAGTTCGAATTGATTGAGCATTCCTTACAAGAATTTATGAAGCTAGATGCCTCTGCTATTAAAGCCTTAAATTTGTTCCCACAAGGACCTGTCCAACCGTTTGGACCAACTCCAACTGCATCCTTTGGTACCGCCTCTGGTGGTAAGATTGCATCATTATTTCaacttttgaataattgtAAGACGAATGCAGGTATAAggttattaaatgaatggTTAAAGCAACCTCTCACAGACCTCGCTCGTATTGAACAAAGACACGATCTTGTCGATTACTTAATCGATCAGTTGGAATTGAGACAGATGTTACAAACGGATACTTTACCCATGATACCAGATTTACGTCGTCTtacaaagaaattaaataagaatggaaatttggaagatgtGTTGAAGATTTTCCAGTTTAGTCAAAAAATCCCAGAAGTAGCTCAATTACTGGaatcatttcttgaagatgataattccaattccaaagTGAAGAGTTTAATAAAGATGGTATGGCTAGACCCGTTAACTTCACATTTAGATCCACTATCCAAATTTCAGGAAATGGTGGAAACAACAGTTGATTTAGAAGCATTTGAAACTAACAATCAGTTTATGATTAAAGTTGAATTCAATGAAGAGTTGGCCAAGATTAGAGAACAATTAGATTCCTTAAGGGAACAAATTAACGCCATCCATTTGAACGCAGCTGATGATCTTGGATTTGATCCAGATAAGAAGCTTAAATTAGAGAATCATCATCTGCATGGTTGGTGTATGAGATTGACTCGTAACGATGCCAAGGAGTTACGTAAACATAGAAACTATTTGGAGTTATCTACCGTGAAAGCCGGTATATTTTTCAGCACAAAGGAACTTAAAGAAATTGCTCAAGAAACTataaaattacaaaaggaTTACGATCGATTACAATCCGCACTGGTGAAGGAAATTGTTGGTATTACCGTCACTTACACGCCAGTTCTAGAGAAACTTTCACAAGTTCTTGCTCATCTGGATGTCTTATGTTCATTTGCACACGTTTCTTCGTATGCACCAATTCCTTATGTCAGACCAAAGATGCATCCATTTGATTCCACCAGAAGGACCCATTTAGTGGGATCACGTCACCCTGTATTAGAAATGCAAGATGATCTTACATTTATATCCAATGATGTTGATTTAGTTGATGGCGAAGGAGATTTTCTAATTATTACAGGTCCTAATATGGGTGGTAAATCCACATACATTAGACAAGTTGGTGTGATATCATTGATGGCCCAAATTGGATGTTTTGTCCCCTGTGAAGAGGCTGAAATTGCAATTGTGGATGCCATTCTATGTAGAGTTGGTGCTGGTGACTCGCAATTGAAAGGTGTATCTACGTTCATGGTGGAAATGTTAGAAACTGCATCCATCTTGAAGAATGCCACCAAGAATTCGTTAATTATCGTGGATGAATTAGGACGTGGTACGAGTACATATGATGGGTTTGGTTTAGCATGGGCCATTGCTGAACATATTGCCAGTAAGATTGGCTGTTTTGCATTATTTGCCACACATTTTCATGAATTAACATCTTTATCTGATAAATTCTCCAATGTTAAAAATATGCATGTTGTAGcatatattgaaaagggTACAGATCAATTGGAAAGTGATGATATTACGTTACTGTACAAAGTGGAACCTGGTATTTCAGATCAATCATTTGGTATCCATGTGGCGGAAGTTGTTCAATTCCCAGATAAAATAGTGAAGATGGCCAAGAGAAAGGCCAGTGAATTGGAAGACTTGAAGAAGGGGAATGAAGACTTAAAGAAGGCCAAGTTGACAGTCCGTGAAATTAATGATGGGAAcaaacatttgaaaactCTCTTGAAAGATTGGGTGAAAAAAGTGAAGGAAGAGGGGCTTGATGACCCTTCAAAGCTATCAGAAGAGGCATGTCAGGAGAAGATTCAGGAATTACTACGCAGTCTGGCAGAAGAAGCCAAAGTGAGTGAGGATAAATACCTGAAGTTTATTTCGGAGGTGTTACTCTAA
- the YPQ1 gene encoding cationic amino acid transporter (ancestral locus Anc_3.105), with protein sequence MMQHLLPTMIILAAYYTVADIILLGQCLWYDNEEDVDPIHLSPANPINENVLQDVFNEYQPLLQQNGEPNIRSEAEGASRSQAIDALLEIEEQEVKGNYISDSLIVSSVILAGFISWYISYCSNPNPPPTKEPIKNELNWLAQLFGYLSAALYLGSRIPQILLNFQRRSCEGISFLFFLFACIGNITFIVSVMAISLEPSYLLLNASWLIGSTGTLLMDFVIFAQFFAYGRSSKIYTQSSV encoded by the coding sequence ATGATGCAACATTTATTACCGACAATGATTATCCTGGCAGCTTATTATACTGTAGCAGATATCATCTTATTAGGACAATGTCTGTGGTACGATAATGAAGAGGATGTGGATCCAATCCATTTATCTCCTGCCAATCctataaatgaaaatgtcCTTCAAGACgtatttaatgaatatcAACCTCTTTTACAACAAAATGGGGAACCAAATATAAGATCGGAAGCAGAAGGTGCATCTAGATCACAAGCTATCGATGCACTACTCgagattgaagaacaagaagtCAAGGGTAATTATATAAGtgattcattaattgtttcatcaGTTATACTGGCTGGATTTATTTCATGGTATATTTCATATTGTTCCAATCCAAATCCACCACCAACCAAAGAACCAATCAAAAATGAACTGAACTGGCTGGCACAGTTATTTGGCTATCTAAGTGCTGCTCTTTATCTTGGTTCACGTATCCCacaaattttattaaatttccaaagaagatCATGTGAAGGTATATCCTTTctatttttcttatttgcTTGCATTGGTAATATTACTTTCATTGTTTCAGTGATGGCAATCTCATTAGAACCATCGTACcttttattaaatgcatCATGGCTAATCGGTAGCACAGGAACTTTGTTGATGGATTTCGTTATCTTTGCTCAATTCTTTGCGTACGGAAGATcatcaaaaatatatacaCAAAGCTCAGTATGA